One stretch of Pandoraea oxalativorans DNA includes these proteins:
- the yidC gene encoding membrane protein insertase YidC codes for MDIKRTVLWVIFALSVVMLFDNWQRANGHSSLFFPTPEASAPAATGNNQTPANDLPQSANAGAAAGAAPGNAPAAATAQKVRITTDVYEADISTQGGALSFLALTKWPDADEADKHVVLFDNTPSHQYYARTGLIGGDFPNHNDIFTQVPGPTTMTGDTLTVKFESPVKGGLQLVRAYTFHRGSYVIDVSNTIVNKTDAAIKPTLYMELVRDGREISGAKFSHTFTGPTVYSSDEKFQKVTFSDIDKDKAKYVKQSSDGWIGMVQHYFATAWIPKEGETRDNYIGKIDNGLYRVGVKEQLASIPANGTETVDARLFAGPQEEHMLEQIAPGLELTKDYGYFTILAKPLFWLLSKLHALIGNWGWAIIAVTVIIKLVFFPLSAASYKSMARMKEITPRMQALRERYKSDPQKMNAALMELYKTEKVNPFGGCIPIVIQIPVFIALYWVLLSSVEMRGAPWLGWIHDLSTQDPYYILPVLMAVSMFIQTKLNPTPPDPMQAKMMMFMPLIFSVMFLFLPSGLVLYYVVNNTLSIAQQWSINRMLGTKKKEKAA; via the coding sequence ATGGACATCAAACGCACCGTACTCTGGGTCATTTTCGCGCTGTCTGTCGTGATGCTTTTCGACAACTGGCAACGCGCCAATGGCCATTCGTCGTTGTTCTTCCCGACGCCGGAAGCTTCTGCCCCGGCCGCCACGGGTAACAACCAGACACCGGCGAACGACCTGCCGCAATCGGCCAACGCCGGTGCCGCCGCAGGCGCCGCACCGGGTAATGCACCCGCTGCGGCCACTGCGCAAAAGGTCCGCATCACGACCGACGTCTATGAAGCCGACATCAGCACGCAGGGCGGCGCGCTGTCGTTCCTCGCGCTCACGAAGTGGCCGGACGCCGACGAGGCCGACAAGCACGTGGTGCTGTTCGACAACACCCCGAGCCATCAGTACTACGCTCGCACGGGTCTGATCGGCGGCGACTTCCCGAACCACAACGACATCTTCACGCAAGTGCCGGGCCCGACCACGATGACGGGCGACACACTGACCGTGAAGTTCGAATCGCCGGTCAAGGGCGGCCTGCAGTTGGTGCGTGCTTACACGTTCCATCGCGGCAGCTATGTGATCGACGTGTCGAACACGATCGTCAACAAGACTGACGCCGCCATCAAGCCGACGCTGTACATGGAACTGGTGCGTGACGGCCGTGAAATCAGCGGCGCGAAGTTCTCGCACACGTTCACGGGCCCGACGGTCTACAGCAGCGACGAGAAATTCCAGAAGGTCACGTTCAGCGACATCGACAAGGACAAGGCGAAGTACGTCAAGCAGTCGAGCGATGGCTGGATCGGCATGGTGCAGCATTACTTCGCCACGGCCTGGATTCCGAAGGAAGGCGAAACGCGCGACAACTACATCGGCAAGATCGACAACGGCCTGTACCGCGTTGGCGTGAAGGAGCAACTCGCGAGCATTCCGGCGAATGGCACCGAGACGGTCGATGCGCGTCTGTTCGCAGGTCCGCAGGAAGAGCACATGCTCGAGCAGATCGCGCCGGGCCTGGAACTGACGAAGGACTACGGTTACTTCACGATCCTTGCCAAGCCGCTGTTCTGGCTGCTCTCGAAGCTGCATGCGCTGATCGGCAACTGGGGTTGGGCGATCATTGCCGTGACCGTGATCATCAAGCTGGTGTTCTTCCCGCTGTCGGCCGCAAGCTACAAGTCGATGGCGCGCATGAAGGAAATCACGCCGCGCATGCAAGCGCTGCGCGAGCGCTACAAGAGCGACCCGCAGAAGATGAACGCGGCGCTCATGGAGTTGTACAAGACCGAGAAGGTCAATCCGTTCGGCGGCTGTATCCCGATCGTGATTCAGATTCCGGTGTTCATTGCGCTGTACTGGGTGCTGCTCTCGTCGGTGGAAATGCGCGGCGCGCCGTGGCTGGGCTGGATTCACGACCTCTCGACGCAGGATCCGTATTACATCCTGCCGGTGCTGATGGCCGTGTCGATGTTCATTCAGACGAAGCTGAACCCGACGCCGCCGGATCCGATGCAGGCCAAGATGATGATGTTCATGCCGCTGATTTTCTCGGTCATGTTCCTCTTCCTGCCGTCGGGTCTGGTGCTGTACTACGTGGTCAACAACACGTTGTCGATCGCGCAGCAATGGTCTATTAACCGAATGCTCGGTACCAAAAAGAAGGAAAAGGCGGCCTGA
- the mnmE gene encoding tRNA uridine-5-carboxymethylaminomethyl(34) synthesis GTPase MnmE: MSATVSTVPIAAIATAPGRGGIGVVRVSFGKHRGEAVQRVIARLVGQPLKPRHASYLPFLDGAGDALDRGIALYFPGPNSYTGEDVLELQGHGGPIVLQLLLQRCIDEGAALGVRLAEPGEFTHRAFLNDKLDLAQAEAVADLIEASTEAAARSASRSLDGAFSREIHSLVDLVIHLRMLVEATLDFPEEEIDFLEAADAFGQLERIRAQLAQVLSQARQGALLREGINVVLAGQPNVGKSSLLNALAGAELAIVTPIAGTTRDKVQQTIQIDGIPLHIIDTAGLRETEDEVERIGIERSWSEIAKADAVLHLLDTRTGMTPEDEVIATQLPKHVPIVRVYNKTDLAGEPATVLPKEGTAPLGVRLSAKGGQGIDFLRAELLKIAGWQAGNEGVFLARERHLSALRAARDHIEMADAHARQNAGALDLFAEELRLAQEQLSAITGEFTSDDLLGVIFSRFCIGK, translated from the coding sequence ATGAGCGCTACCGTTTCCACCGTTCCGATTGCCGCCATTGCCACTGCCCCCGGACGCGGTGGTATCGGCGTGGTGCGCGTCTCCTTCGGCAAGCATCGCGGCGAGGCGGTGCAACGAGTCATTGCGCGTCTGGTCGGTCAGCCGCTCAAACCGCGTCACGCGTCGTATCTGCCGTTTCTGGACGGTGCAGGCGACGCGCTCGATCGCGGTATCGCGCTGTACTTCCCCGGCCCGAATTCGTATACCGGCGAAGACGTGCTGGAATTGCAAGGCCACGGCGGGCCCATCGTGCTGCAATTGCTGTTGCAGCGTTGTATCGACGAAGGGGCAGCGCTTGGCGTGCGTCTTGCGGAACCGGGGGAATTCACCCATCGCGCATTTCTGAACGACAAACTCGATCTGGCGCAAGCCGAGGCGGTGGCCGACCTGATCGAGGCGAGCACCGAGGCGGCGGCACGCTCGGCGAGCCGGTCGCTGGACGGTGCGTTCTCGCGCGAAATTCATTCGCTGGTGGATCTGGTCATTCACCTGCGCATGCTGGTGGAAGCGACGCTCGACTTCCCGGAGGAAGAGATCGATTTTCTGGAAGCGGCCGACGCCTTCGGACAACTCGAACGCATCCGCGCGCAGTTGGCGCAGGTGCTGTCGCAGGCCAGGCAGGGTGCGTTGCTGCGCGAGGGGATCAACGTCGTACTGGCGGGTCAGCCGAACGTGGGCAAGTCGTCGTTGCTCAATGCGCTGGCCGGCGCCGAGCTGGCCATCGTCACGCCGATTGCCGGGACCACGCGCGACAAGGTGCAGCAGACGATTCAGATCGACGGCATTCCGCTGCACATCATCGACACGGCGGGATTGCGGGAGACAGAGGACGAGGTCGAGCGCATCGGCATCGAGCGCAGCTGGAGCGAAATCGCGAAGGCGGATGCCGTGCTGCATCTGCTCGACACGCGCACGGGGATGACCCCGGAAGACGAAGTCATCGCGACGCAATTGCCGAAGCACGTGCCCATCGTGCGGGTGTACAACAAGACGGATCTGGCGGGCGAACCGGCGACGGTACTGCCGAAGGAAGGTACGGCGCCACTGGGCGTTCGCTTGTCGGCGAAGGGTGGGCAGGGGATCGATTTCCTGCGTGCGGAATTACTGAAGATCGCGGGATGGCAGGCGGGCAACGAAGGTGTTTTCCTGGCGCGTGAGCGTCACCTGTCGGCGCTGCGCGCGGCGCGCGATCACATCGAGATGGCGGACGCCCACGCGCGTCAGAACGCCGGTGCCCTCGATCTCTTCGCCGAGGAACTGCGTCTCGCCCAGGAACAACTCAGTGCGATCACCGGCGAGTTCACTTCGGATGATTTGCTGGGGGTGATTTTCAGTCGGTTTTGTATTGGGAAATGA
- a CDS encoding DUF2076 domain-containing protein: protein MNPQEMQTLQSFLTQLTQAQAGVKDEQAEALIADTVRRQPDAAYLLVQRALLLDHALVSARAQIATLQSQLQAAQASQGVQGAQGGAHDSFLGGGNAWGNGGSAAGATGAPGSAGVGGYSGPAAAQASYPAQVPAPAQASPQPAAPAQRSGWLSDGARGTLGSIATTAAGVAGGAFLFQGIESLFHRNGGGGFFGQPAMGGLGSSMMPSETIINNTIYENGNGNGSSGVSGGGSDNFLDTSNSDFSNIDDGLMDTDDYDDDSNFI, encoded by the coding sequence ATGAACCCGCAAGAAATGCAGACCCTTCAGAGCTTTTTGACGCAACTCACGCAAGCGCAGGCAGGCGTCAAGGACGAGCAAGCCGAGGCGTTGATTGCCGACACCGTGCGCCGTCAGCCCGATGCCGCGTACCTGCTGGTGCAGCGCGCATTGCTGCTCGACCATGCGCTGGTCTCGGCGCGCGCGCAGATTGCGACGCTGCAATCGCAGTTGCAAGCCGCGCAGGCGTCGCAAGGTGTTCAGGGCGCTCAGGGCGGCGCTCACGATTCGTTCCTTGGCGGAGGGAATGCGTGGGGCAATGGCGGGAGTGCGGCGGGCGCAACTGGCGCGCCGGGTTCGGCTGGCGTGGGGGGCTACAGCGGCCCTGCGGCTGCGCAGGCGTCGTATCCGGCGCAGGTGCCCGCCCCGGCTCAGGCGTCACCCCAACCGGCTGCACCGGCCCAGCGTTCGGGCTGGCTGAGCGACGGCGCACGCGGCACGCTCGGCAGCATCGCGACGACTGCCGCAGGCGTGGCGGGCGGCGCTTTCCTCTTCCAGGGCATCGAGAGCTTGTTCCACCGAAACGGTGGCGGGGGTTTCTTCGGTCAACCGGCGATGGGCGGATTGGGCAGCAGCATGATGCCCTCGGAGACGATCATCAACAACACGATCTACGAGAACGGAAACGGTAATGGCAGCAGTGGTGTGAGTGGCGGCGGAAGCGACAACTTCCTCGACACGTCGAACTCGGATTTCTCGAACATCGACGACGGCCTGATGGACACCGACGACTACGACGACGATTCGAATTTTATTTGA
- the rnpA gene encoding ribonuclease P protein component: MGFPKAARLLKTDEFSSVFSLRPLRRSAHFVLYMRWREEAPDTPADATPHEGRIGIVVGKKHAPRAVTRNLIKRQAREMFRQRREALAGWDFVLRLTRRFDKGTYTAAAAPVLNTLCQTEFAQLFDAAEKAARKRRAFDDKMEGS, translated from the coding sequence CTGGGGTTTCCCAAAGCCGCGCGACTTCTCAAAACGGATGAGTTTTCATCCGTTTTTAGTTTGCGCCCTCTGCGTCGCAGCGCGCACTTCGTGTTGTATATGCGCTGGCGCGAAGAAGCGCCGGACACCCCTGCCGATGCCACGCCTCATGAAGGCCGCATCGGCATTGTCGTCGGTAAGAAGCATGCACCGCGCGCGGTCACTCGCAATCTGATCAAACGTCAGGCTCGCGAGATGTTTCGTCAGCGTCGTGAGGCGCTGGCCGGCTGGGACTTCGTACTGCGACTGACCCGGCGATTCGACAAGGGGACGTATACGGCGGCCGCTGCGCCAGTGTTGAACACACTGTGCCAGACCGAGTTCGCGCAGCTCTTCGACGCAGCCGAGAAAGCTGCCCGCAAGCGCCGCGCGTTCGACGACAAGATGGAAGGTAGTTAG
- a CDS encoding glycine zipper family protein, producing the protein MLAGCVVLPSGPSLMALPGTGKSFDQFRQDDFSCRQYASGQNGGADATTAANSSAIGSAVLGTALGAAAGAAIGGGSGAAIGAGAGLLAGGAVGAGNAQSSAYLTQSRYDQAYVQCMYASGNRVPVRGDMVSSQPIQRYAPPPPPPPGWKPPPGSY; encoded by the coding sequence ATGCTTGCGGGTTGCGTCGTGCTCCCTAGCGGCCCGAGCCTGATGGCGCTGCCCGGCACCGGGAAGTCGTTCGATCAGTTCCGGCAGGACGACTTCTCCTGCCGCCAATACGCATCCGGACAAAACGGTGGCGCGGATGCCACCACGGCCGCCAATTCCAGCGCCATCGGTAGCGCCGTACTCGGCACCGCGCTGGGCGCGGCAGCGGGTGCCGCCATCGGCGGCGGATCGGGGGCTGCCATCGGGGCCGGGGCCGGTCTGCTCGCAGGCGGCGCCGTCGGCGCGGGCAACGCCCAGTCGTCTGCATACCTGACGCAAAGCCGTTATGATCAGGCCTACGTTCAGTGCATGTACGCCTCAGGCAATCGCGTTCCCGTGCGCGGCGACATGGTATCGTCGCAACCGATTCAGCGCTATGCACCGCCGCCGCCTCCGCCCCCGGGCTGGAAGCCGCCGCCCGGCAGCTACTGA
- a CDS encoding virulence RhuM family protein, with protein MSRTKLIRNSTAEFLIFTGQAGEQSIEARYEDETLWLSQKLMAELFGVDVRTVSEHLKNIFASDELTAEATIRKFRIVQQEGSREVSRSVDFYNLDAIISVGYRVNSIRATQFRQWATGVLREFAIKGFVLDRQRMENGSFLGEDYFDRLLAEIREIRLSERRFYQKITDIYATSVDYNKNAPTSKAFFAKVQNKLHYAIHGQTAAELIRSRADSNKPHMGLMSWAGAPDGKILKTDVTVAKNYLLKDELDSLGRIVNAYLELAEERARRKIPMSMEDWSKRLDAFLAFDDRDVLRDSGKVSAKIAQMHAESEFEKYRIVQDRLFESDFDKIVKTLGTDDQSHMGVGEV; from the coding sequence ATGAGCCGTACAAAGCTGATACGTAATAGCACAGCAGAGTTCCTGATTTTCACCGGTCAGGCCGGGGAGCAAAGCATCGAGGCACGCTATGAGGATGAAACCTTGTGGCTTTCTCAGAAATTGATGGCGGAGTTGTTCGGCGTCGACGTGCGTACCGTCAGCGAACATTTGAAGAACATCTTCGCCAGCGATGAGCTTACTGCTGAGGCAACTATCCGGAAATTCCGGATAGTTCAGCAGGAAGGCTCGCGCGAGGTGTCGCGATCCGTAGATTTCTATAACCTCGATGCCATCATTTCCGTTGGCTATCGCGTCAACTCCATTCGAGCCACTCAATTTCGTCAATGGGCGACCGGCGTCCTGCGCGAGTTCGCCATCAAGGGCTTTGTGCTGGACCGTCAGCGCATGGAAAACGGTAGTTTTCTTGGCGAAGACTACTTCGACCGATTGCTCGCTGAAATCCGCGAAATTCGCCTCAGCGAGCGACGGTTTTATCAAAAAATTACCGATATCTACGCGACCAGCGTGGACTACAACAAGAACGCACCGACAAGTAAGGCTTTCTTTGCCAAGGTGCAGAACAAGCTGCATTACGCCATTCACGGACAGACAGCGGCAGAACTCATCCGCAGTCGTGCCGATAGCAATAAGCCCCATATGGGGCTCATGTCGTGGGCTGGCGCGCCGGACGGCAAGATATTGAAGACCGACGTAACAGTCGCAAAAAATTATCTACTAAAAGACGAGTTGGATTCTCTAGGCCGTATCGTCAACGCGTATCTGGAACTCGCAGAAGAACGTGCCCGACGCAAGATCCCCATGTCCATGGAAGACTGGTCTAAACGCCTCGATGCCTTTCTGGCATTTGACGATCGTGACGTACTTCGGGACAGCGGCAAGGTGTCCGCAAAAATTGCCCAAATGCATGCGGAGAGTGAATTCGAAAAATACCGCATCGTCCAGGATCGCCTGTTCGAAAGTGATTTTGACAAGATAGTCAAGACATTGGGAACGGACGATCAGTCCCACATGGGCGTCGGAGAAGTTTGA
- a CDS encoding MHYT domain-containing protein translates to MQPGSVVPLYYSEFRVLLSFVISALGAYVALVAASRIRDEDGRISLGYLSVSALALGGIGIWGMHFIGMAAQRMPFPVSYSLWPTLGSLVLAVVVSGAALWFVARAPYRNILQCTIAGVGAGLGVAGMHYLGMSAVRTQAYFEWDTTIIALSVLIAIVAASVALWLAFHLETSLQRALAALVMAVAVCGMHYTGMRAGTIICTAETRAQVSLRLGGDTLPYGVFAIACVVLLGMAFLLYRTSRRRRERMAARLDALMRQRAGHV, encoded by the coding sequence ATGCAGCCAGGTAGCGTCGTTCCTCTTTATTACAGCGAATTCCGTGTCCTGCTTTCCTTTGTGATATCGGCGCTGGGGGCTTATGTCGCGCTGGTCGCGGCGTCGCGCATTCGTGACGAAGACGGACGCATCAGCCTTGGCTATCTCTCGGTGTCTGCGCTGGCGCTCGGTGGCATCGGCATCTGGGGCATGCATTTCATCGGGATGGCGGCGCAGCGCATGCCGTTCCCCGTCTCCTATTCCCTCTGGCCGACCCTTGGCAGTCTGGTGCTTGCAGTGGTCGTCTCCGGGGCGGCGCTCTGGTTCGTGGCGCGTGCGCCGTATCGCAACATCCTGCAATGCACGATTGCGGGCGTGGGCGCAGGGCTGGGCGTCGCCGGCATGCACTATCTCGGCATGAGCGCGGTGCGCACGCAGGCGTATTTCGAATGGGACACCACGATCATTGCGCTGTCCGTGCTGATCGCGATTGTGGCGGCGAGCGTGGCGCTGTGGCTGGCGTTCCATCTGGAAACGAGTCTGCAACGCGCGCTGGCGGCGCTGGTGATGGCGGTCGCGGTTTGCGGCATGCATTACACGGGTATGCGTGCGGGAACGATCATCTGCACCGCCGAGACGCGCGCGCAAGTCAGCTTGCGACTCGGGGGCGATACGCTGCCTTACGGTGTGTTCGCCATTGCCTGCGTGGTGCTGCTGGGCATGGCGTTTCTGCTATATCGCACGTCGCGCAGACGGCGTGAGCGCATGGCCGCCCGGCTCGACGCGCTCATGCGCCAGCGTGCGGGGCATGTTTGA
- the yidD gene encoding membrane protein insertion efficiency factor YidD — translation MRSVLLLLLRGYKLVISPWLGNRCRFHPSCSDYAREAIVEHGAGYGTYLAARRLCRCHPFHPGGFDPVPPARHVCNVPDTPADGADKAAGSDTSRAGQSVSSGPAAASAVTRRAPGHS, via the coding sequence ATGCGAAGCGTGCTGTTGTTGCTCCTGCGCGGTTACAAGCTGGTGATCAGTCCCTGGCTGGGGAACCGTTGCCGCTTTCATCCGAGCTGCTCCGACTACGCACGCGAGGCCATCGTCGAGCACGGTGCCGGTTACGGCACTTATCTCGCGGCCCGGCGTCTATGTCGCTGTCATCCGTTTCATCCCGGCGGTTTCGATCCCGTACCGCCGGCTCGACACGTCTGTAACGTTCCCGACACCCCCGCCGATGGCGCCGACAAGGCCGCCGGAAGCGACACGTCGCGAGCTGGGCAGTCGGTCTCGTCCGGGCCCGCGGCCGCATCGGCAGTTACGCGCCGCGCGCCGGGCCATTCCTGA
- the thpR gene encoding RNA 2',3'-cyclic phosphodiesterase: MRLFLALWPGPSVRAQLHEWALSAHSECGGRVLRAQTLHLTLAFLDEVDPARLPVLLALMQRTPLEPFTLSFDHLGYWSDRKIVWAGAPSVPAPLIAARDTLLAQWRATGARVVTQSFRPHVSLLRHARRAPSDLYPPALIWHCDGYVLVHSVRTPRGPHYRLLAEHHGGPSGGQTDGLFETSAEKSAMPATQYGIVG; encoded by the coding sequence ATGCGACTCTTCCTTGCGCTTTGGCCGGGGCCGAGCGTGCGTGCGCAGCTTCACGAGTGGGCCTTGTCGGCGCATTCGGAATGCGGCGGACGCGTGCTCCGCGCCCAGACGTTGCATCTCACGCTCGCCTTCCTCGACGAGGTCGATCCTGCGCGCCTACCCGTGTTGCTCGCGCTCATGCAACGCACGCCGCTCGAACCGTTCACGCTGAGCTTCGATCATCTGGGCTATTGGTCGGACAGGAAGATCGTCTGGGCGGGTGCGCCGAGCGTGCCTGCCCCTCTCATCGCCGCCCGCGACACGCTGCTCGCTCAATGGCGCGCTACCGGTGCGCGGGTCGTAACGCAGTCCTTCCGTCCCCACGTGTCGCTGCTGCGTCATGCGCGGCGAGCGCCGTCGGATCTCTATCCGCCTGCGCTGATCTGGCATTGCGACGGCTACGTCCTCGTACACTCGGTGCGCACACCGCGCGGGCCACACTATCGCTTGCTGGCCGAGCACCATGGCGGACCGTCCGGCGGGCAAACCGACGGCTTATTCGAGACGTCCGCCGAGAAATCGGCAATGCCCGCAACGCAATACGGTATAGTCGGATGA
- a CDS encoding MarR family winged helix-turn-helix transcriptional regulator, with protein sequence MAVSKKAAQKTPVRLEDQLGFALYSASLAMTKAHKPMLDRLGLTYSQYLAMVVLWEQDDIAVNQLGARLGLDSGTLTPLLKRLETMGLLTRRRGEVDERQVFIDLTPRGANLRREARQVPAQVQTATGQSDTAQKTLRNLLLQLRDALKDA encoded by the coding sequence ATGGCAGTGAGCAAAAAGGCCGCACAAAAAACGCCCGTGCGTCTGGAAGATCAATTGGGCTTCGCGTTGTACTCCGCATCGCTGGCGATGACCAAAGCACACAAACCGATGCTCGACAGACTCGGTCTGACCTACTCGCAATACCTCGCGATGGTCGTGCTTTGGGAGCAGGACGACATCGCCGTCAATCAGTTGGGTGCACGTCTGGGACTCGACTCCGGAACGCTGACACCTTTGCTGAAAAGACTGGAAACCATGGGGCTTTTGACGCGTCGTCGCGGCGAAGTCGACGAACGTCAGGTGTTCATCGATCTCACGCCGCGTGGCGCGAATCTGCGTCGCGAGGCACGTCAGGTGCCCGCGCAAGTGCAGACAGCGACAGGGCAGTCGGACACCGCGCAAAAGACGCTGCGTAACCTGCTTCTGCAATTGCGCGACGCCCTCAAAGACGCGTAG
- a CDS encoding DedA family protein/thiosulfate sulfurtransferase GlpE — MLFDLIARFGLWLVFLNIFGQALGLPLRAYPTLIVTASTSLFPPMSIVALAVVAALLGDALWFLAGRRYGHHILRLMCRLSISPDTCVSRTEGAIGRHGVRVLMFARFVPGLSALSVPMACALGVSWRTFLMYDAIGAVLWSGLAVALGVGFASHIVAVLDAFDTLGRGVLWLVVLIFALYLLNRWLNRYRLLRSLRMARIGVQTLESWMKDDITPVVIDVRSAARRAVDPFTIPGALAIEPDEIAAKLKDVPRDRRIVVFCACPNEVTAAKLAQDLRRQGFSEVRPLLGGLDAWRDAGYTVEKIDGMEMLVPAH; from the coding sequence ATGTTGTTCGATCTCATCGCCCGCTTCGGACTCTGGCTCGTCTTTCTGAATATCTTCGGACAGGCGCTGGGGCTGCCGTTGCGCGCTTATCCCACGCTTATCGTGACGGCCTCGACATCGCTGTTCCCGCCGATGTCGATCGTCGCACTGGCGGTCGTTGCTGCACTACTGGGCGACGCGCTCTGGTTCCTCGCCGGACGCCGCTACGGCCACCACATCCTGCGCCTGATGTGTCGTCTGTCGATTTCGCCCGACACGTGCGTGAGCCGCACCGAAGGGGCCATCGGACGTCACGGTGTGCGGGTACTGATGTTCGCGCGCTTTGTGCCGGGCCTCTCGGCGTTGTCGGTGCCGATGGCTTGCGCGCTCGGGGTCTCGTGGCGCACGTTTCTGATGTACGACGCCATCGGTGCCGTGCTCTGGTCGGGGCTTGCGGTGGCGCTCGGCGTCGGCTTTGCCTCGCACATCGTCGCGGTGCTCGACGCCTTCGATACCCTTGGCCGCGGCGTGCTCTGGCTGGTGGTGCTGATTTTCGCGCTGTACCTGCTCAACCGTTGGCTCAACCGTTACCGGCTGTTGCGCTCGCTGCGCATGGCGCGTATCGGCGTGCAGACGCTCGAATCGTGGATGAAGGACGACATCACACCGGTCGTGATCGACGTGCGCTCGGCCGCGCGCCGCGCCGTGGACCCGTTCACGATTCCGGGCGCACTGGCTATCGAGCCGGACGAGATCGCGGCCAAACTGAAAGACGTCCCGCGCGATCGCCGGATCGTGGTGTTCTGCGCATGTCCCAACGAAGTGACGGCAGCGAAGCTGGCGCAAGACCTGCGCCGACAGGGATTTTCGGAGGTGCGTCCGCTGCTCGGCGGACTCGATGCATGGCGTGACGCCGGCTACACGGTCGAGAAAATCGACGGCATGGAAATGCTCGTGCCTGCGCACTGA
- a CDS encoding DHA2 family efflux MFS transporter permease subunit: MADAATASSAAPPQGAPLTGARLAILTVGLALGTFMEVLDTSIANVAVPTIAGSVGVSNSQGTWVISSYAVAAAIAVPLTGWLARRVGEARLFVMSVAAFTIASMLCGLAPNMESLVFFRLLQGLVSGPMVPLSQTILLRSFPEKKRGLALGLWAMTVIVAPIFGPVVGGWITDNYTWPWIFYINVPVGIFSAVSCLILLRGHETKTQKLPIDLIGLALLAIGVGSLQMMLDLGKDRDWFNNSLIVTLALTAAICLSFLILWELTSDKPIVDLTLFKDRNFALGVVVISFGFMTFFASVVIFPLWLQTVMDYTAGKAGLATAPVGLLALVLSPIIGQNMNRLNLRAVASFAFFVFAGVSFWNSNFALNLSFAKVIEPRLVQGIGIACFFVPVTTITLSSISDERLAAASGLSNFFRTLSGAIGTAVSTTMWEDRAIYHHARLVEHVTPYSDATTSYLDQLRQGLGLTNGADLGVLNDLVTRQSFMLATNDIFHLSGYVFLAMAALVWLTKPKKGTSAAMGH, encoded by the coding sequence ATGGCAGACGCCGCCACGGCATCCTCCGCCGCCCCGCCGCAAGGCGCGCCGCTCACCGGCGCACGACTGGCGATCCTCACCGTGGGTCTCGCACTGGGCACGTTCATGGAGGTGCTCGACACGTCCATCGCCAACGTTGCCGTGCCGACCATTGCCGGGAGCGTCGGCGTGTCGAACAGCCAGGGCACGTGGGTGATCAGTTCGTACGCGGTGGCCGCCGCCATCGCTGTGCCGCTGACGGGATGGCTCGCGCGGCGCGTGGGCGAAGCGAGGCTCTTCGTCATGTCCGTGGCGGCGTTCACCATCGCATCGATGCTGTGCGGCCTCGCACCGAACATGGAGTCGCTGGTCTTCTTCCGTCTGCTGCAAGGACTGGTCTCCGGCCCGATGGTGCCGCTCTCGCAAACGATTCTGCTGCGCAGCTTCCCCGAGAAAAAACGTGGCCTTGCGCTCGGCCTGTGGGCCATGACCGTCATCGTCGCGCCGATCTTCGGCCCCGTCGTCGGCGGCTGGATCACCGACAACTACACCTGGCCGTGGATCTTCTACATCAACGTACCGGTCGGCATCTTCTCGGCCGTATCGTGCCTGATCCTGCTGCGTGGGCATGAAACAAAGACACAGAAACTGCCCATCGATCTGATCGGTCTCGCGCTGCTGGCCATCGGCGTCGGCTCGTTGCAGATGATGCTCGACCTAGGCAAGGATCGCGACTGGTTCAACAACAGCCTGATCGTCACTCTCGCGCTCACTGCCGCGATCTGTCTGTCGTTCCTGATCCTGTGGGAGCTGACGTCCGACAAACCGATCGTCGATCTCACCCTGTTCAAGGATCGAAACTTTGCGCTGGGCGTCGTGGTGATTTCGTTCGGCTTCATGACGTTCTTCGCGTCGGTCGTGATCTTCCCGCTGTGGTTGCAAACGGTGATGGACTACACGGCGGGCAAGGCAGGGCTTGCGACAGCGCCGGTGGGCCTGCTGGCGCTCGTTCTCTCGCCCATCATCGGACAGAACATGAACCGGCTGAATCTGCGCGCCGTCGCCTCGTTCGCGTTTTTCGTGTTCGCGGGGGTGTCGTTCTGGAACTCAAATTTCGCGCTGAATCTGTCGTTCGCGAAGGTCATCGAGCCACGACTCGTGCAGGGCATCGGCATCGCGTGCTTCTTCGTCCCGGTCACGACCATCACGCTTTCCAGTATCTCGGACGAACGTCTGGCGGCGGCTTCGGGCTTGTCGAACTTCTTCCGGACGCTCTCGGGCGCCATCGGCACGGCGGTCAGTACGACGATGTGGGAGGACCGCGCGATCTATCATCACGCGCGGCTCGTCGAGCACGTCACGCCGTACTCCGACGCCACGACAAGCTACCTCGACCAGCTCCGTCAGGGGCTCGGTCTCACGAACGGCGCGGATCTCGGGGTGCTCAACGATCTCGTCACGCGGCAATCCTTCATGCTGGCGACGAACGACATCTTCCATCTCTCGGGATACGTCTTTCTCGCGATGGCGGCGCTGGTTTGGCTGACCAAACCGAAGAAGGGAACATCGGCGGCGATGGGGCACTGA